A single genomic interval of Helianthus annuus cultivar XRQ/B chromosome 13, HanXRQr2.0-SUNRISE, whole genome shotgun sequence harbors:
- the LOC110897997 gene encoding scarecrow-like protein 6: MIGMAFEVATFQQSLKEPNKLKEASYGSNNNSNSNEPISVLDTRRSPSPSTSTSTHSSSFNGGATTTPPPPPVSDQDNPQQKWPESVPQEKGFSGYDPNFPATADGGRKDEWPELQPIPADFELQQQRFGVSLEDWESLLSEPTASQAQDQSLRWISGDFDDSSLSLQQLLQSNPNDQNAPVSNVSETTQLPLSFNQQNPNLFPFSNSDQNPPVVFNNPPPPPQIHLQKSPVFNHALHKVPVFQQNLQKVPVSNLGHEKDPVSNMGLQKVVILNQGLQKVVLNQGYELVDKKPLMVAGTKQETGPNSPQNHHQQYQLICDQLFAAAELTLSGNFSHAQGILARLNHQFASAPAPTKPFQRAAFYFKEALQMQSQSSLNQNRVAPPFNGLFKMGAYKMLSEVSPIIQFMNFTSNQTILEALGDAKNIHIIDFNIGFGAQWASFIQELPTRNNGGGGGSGCSLKITAFASPSTHNPIELGLMHENLSQFAQEIGISFELEVVNFDSFDPRSFSISENETVAVNLPIWSASTHLSAIPSILHFVKQLSPRIVVSFDRGCERTDLPFPHYLLQGLQYYELLLDSIDGANVVPDVSNKMERFLFQPQIERMVSGKLQFPEPMPHWKSLFTAGGYSSVLFSNFAETQADCVVKRMQVQGFHIEKKQASLVLCWQNRELMTASAWKC; encoded by the coding sequence ATGATAGGTATGGCATTTGAAGTTGCAACTTTTCAACAATCTTTAAAAGAACCAAACAAGTTAAAAGAAGCCAGTTATggaagcaacaacaacagcaatagCAATGAACCCATTTCAGTACTTGACACACGGCGGAGCCCCAGCCCCTCCACCTCAACCTCCACCCACTCCTCCTCCTTCAACGGCGGCGCCACCACCACTCCACCGCCGCCACCTGTCTCCGACCAAGACAACCCTCAACAAAAATGGCCGGAATCTGTTCCCCAAGAAAAAGGGTTTTCTGGGTATGACCCAAATTTTCCGGCCACCGCTGACGGCGGCCGGAAAGATGAGTGGCCGGAGTTGCAACCCATTCCGGCGGATTTTGAACTCCAACAACAAAGATTTGGTGTTAGCTTGGAAGATTGGGAAAGTTTGTTGTCGGAACCTACTGCTTCTCAGGCACAAGATCAGTCTCTCCGGTGGATCTCCGGCGACTTTGATGACAGTTCTTTGAGCCTCCAACAGCTTTTGCAGAGTAACccaaatgaccaaaatgcccctgtgAGCAATGTGTCTGAAACAACTCAGTTGCCTTTGAGTTTTAACCAGCAAAACCCCAATTTGTTTCCTTTTAGTAACTCTGATCAAAACCCTCCGGTGGTGTTTAACAACCCTCCACCACCACCTCAGATTCACCTTCAAAAAAGTCCGGTCTTTAACCATGCTTTGCATAAAGTTCCGGTTTTTCAGCAGAATCTTCAGAAAGTTCCGGTTTCCAATCTGGGTCATGAAAAAGATCCGGTTTCCAACATGGGTTTGCAAAAAGTTGTGATTTTGAATCAGGGTTTGCAAAAGGTTGTTTTGAATCAAGGGTATGAGTTAGTAGACAAGAAACCATTGATGGTGGCTGGAACAAAGCAAGAAACCGGCCCGAATTCGCCTCAAAACCACCACCAGCAGTACCAGCTTATCTGTGACCAGCTATTCGCCGCGGCTGAGCTAACGCTCTCTGGGAACTTCTCACACGCGCAAGGGATATTGGCGCGGCTCAATCACCAGTTCGCTTCGGCTCCGGCTCCAACTAAGCCTTTTCAAAGGGCTGCGTTTTATTTCAAGGAAGCTTTGCAAATGCAATCGCAATCGAGTTTGAATCAGAACAGGGTTGCTCCTCCGTTTAACGGGTTGTTCAAGATGGGTGCTTATAAGATGTTGTCTGAGGTTTCTCCAATTATTCAGTTTATGAATTTTACCTCGAATCAGACGATTCTTGAAGCTCTTGGTGATGCCAAAAACATTCACATCATCGATTTCAACATCGGGTTTGGTGCACAATGGGCGTCGTTTATTCAAGAACTTCCAACCAGAAACAATGGCGGCGGTGGCGGCAGTGGTTGCTCACTGAAGATCACCGCTTTCGCTTCACCTTCGACCCACAATCCTATCGAACTTGGACTTATGCACGAAAACTTATCACAATTCGCTCAAGAGATCGGGATTTCTTTCGAGCTGGAAGTTGTCAACTTCGATTCATTCGATCCCCGTTCGTTTTCCATATCCGAAAACGAGACGGTCGCGGTGAATCTCCCTATTTGGTCAGCTTCAACTCATCTATCAGCAATCCCTTCCATTCTCCACTTCGTGAAGCAACTCTCGCCAAGAATTGTCGTCTCGTTCGACCGTGGGTGTGAAAGGACGGATCTACCCTTCCCACATTACCTTCTCCAGGGTCTCCAATACTATGAACTTTTACTAGACTCCATTGACGGCGCTAACGTTGTTCCAGACGTATCAAACAAGATGGAACGTTTCCTGTTCCAGCCTCAGATTGAACGAATGGTGTCGGGCAAACTTCAGTTTCCGGAGCCAATGCCCCATTGGAAGTCACTATTTACCGCTGGAGGGTACTCATCGGTTCTTTTTAGTAACTTTGCGGAAACACAAGCGGATTGTGTTGTGAAGAGGATGCAGGTTCAGGGATTTCACATTGAAAAGAAGCAGGCATCGCTTGTTCTTTGTTGGCAGAATCGAGAGTTGATGACGGCTTCAGCTTGGAAGTGTTGA